TAAATTTATCTATTCTTATAAAACCGGCAGGTTATAGGTATTTTTCCACAATCCGGACGTTGCCGCCGGCGTGAATATATCGAGAAATTGCGAAAAGGAATTCGAAAAAACCAGAAACCGGATGTGCTAAAGAGCACTAAACCTTCAATTTCTTCTTTCTGTATCGAAAAGTGTGATGATTGATGTTCAGCAGCACCGCCGCCTTGCTCTCGTTCCCGCCGGTCCGTTGAAGCGCCTCCTCGATGTAGCGTTTCTCGATCGATTCCTGGACAGAGGTCAGGTCTATCCCCTCGGGAGGGATTTCCGGGAAAGTCCTGTCTTCCGGCGCCTGCTTCATTTCACGTCCATCGTCCGAGGCGTCGAGACCGATTTCCCGGGCTGCGAGTACCTCTCCCGTGCCGATAAGCGCTCCGCGCTCGATGATGTTCCTCAACTCGCGGACGTTGCCCCTCCAACGATGACTTTTCAGCGCCGCTTCGGCGTCGGGGGAAAACCCCGTGTATCGCTTGCCGAACTTGCGGCTGAACTCGAGAAGAAAATAGCGCGCAAGGGGAACGATGTCCTCGGGACGGTCGTTCAGCGACGGCACCTCCACCATCGCCACTGCAAGCCGGTAGTACAGGTCTTCGCGGAAGAGCCCTTTCTCGATCATCGCACCGAGATCCTTGTTCGTAGCGGACACCACCCTTGTCCGTACATTGTGAACCCGGGTTCCACCCACCCGGTAGAATTCCCCCTCCTCGAGGAACCGAAGAAGTTTCGCCTGCGCTTCCATGCTCATGTCCCCCACCTCGTCGAGGAACAATGTGCCGCCGGCGGCATGCTCCACCAGCCCCTTCTTGCCCGCCGCGCTCGCGCCGCTGAACGCCCCTTTCTCGTAACCGAACAATTCGCTCTCGATCAGCTCCTTCGGGATTGCGGCGCAGTTTACGCTCACGAACGGGCCCTTGAAATTCGGGCTCCGGTAGTGGATGGCGCTTGCGATCAGCTCCTTCCCGGTGCCGGTTTCCCCCCGGATCAGGATCGGTGTGTCGGGGCTTTTCGCCAGTGTCTTCACGAGGTCCATGACGTCCTGGATCGTCTCGCTTTTGCCTATGAATCCGGGGAGGTTATCCCTTAAGGCGCTTTCCTGAAGATTCCGGATCTCCTTTTTAAGCCGTACGGTCTCCAGCGCGTTCTCGATGCTGACTTCGAGCGTATCCACCTGGAGGGGCTTGACGATGTAATCGTACGCCCCGTTCTTCATCGCGGTGACGACGCTCTTGACGTCGTCGTAAGCGGTTATCACGACCACCTGCGCTTCCGGGCAGATCGTCTTGATCTCGCGCAACGCGTCGAGCCCGCTCATGACTGGAAGGCCGAGATCGAGGAGTATGAGATCGGGAGAGGATTTCTTGACAGCCGCCAGCGCCTCTTCCGCAGAGGGGAAAGTCTTTGTCCGGTATTTACCTTTTAAAATATGGGTCAGCCCGGACCGGATCGTTTCCTCGTCGTCGACGATATAGACCGAATAGGCGATCAAGCGACTACCTCGCCTTCCCCGGCGGGAATCTCGATCCGGAACTCGGCCCCGCCCAGCGGGCCGGCGGCGACCGACAGAGTTCCGCCATGGTCCCCGATCACGCGACGGCAGAAACTCAATCCTATCCCGTACCCGTCCTTCCGCGTTGTATAGAACGGGGCGAAGATCTTGTCGCGTACCGCCTGCGGCACCCCCGGGCCGGAGTCGGCCACACGGATGACGATCTTCCCGTTCTCGACGACGGAAGAGATCTCTATGGTCTTCGGCGCCGCGGCGTTTTCCATGGCCTGCGCCGCGTTCGATATCATGTTGACGAGAACCTGTGCGATAAGCTGATGGTCGGCCCGGCAACGCGGATGGTCCTTCGGCAAGGAACGGACGAGCGTAATCCCGATCTTGCGAAGATGCGTCGACGTGAAGTCGATCGCCTCCTCTATCGCAAGGTTGATGTCTATGGCTTCCATGCGCGGAGCACGGGTTTGGGTAAAACCCATGACCTTCTTTATCACATCCTCGATCCGGGAGGAGGCCGAATGAAGCTGTTCCATGATCCGTCGGATCGCCTCCTTCCTCTCCTCATCCTGCAACTCGGGGGCCTCCTGAACCTCCTCCAGCGCCGACAGGTAAATGTTTATCCCGGACAGGGGGTTCCGGATCTCGTGAGCGATGCCCGCCGCAATCTGCCCCAGGGACGCCATCTTCTCCTGGGCCATGAGCTGGAGCTCCATCTCCTTCCGGCCGGTTATGTCCACCATGCTCAAAAGGGTGCAATTTTCGCCACTGTATACCAGCGGGATGGCCCGAAGATGGACCCAGCGCATCTCCGTCCCTTCCACGGACTTCCCGTACGGGAAAAATCGAAGGTCCGTCTCGAGCGACCCGGTGCCTCCCACCGATACCGCTTCGCATAGCCTTGCGAACCTCCCCGAGTCCTCGGGGTGGACGTCCCTGAATTCACGAAGGTCGAATTCTTCCGGGATCGACCCGAAGAGACGCCGCTGCTCCGGGTTGATGAACAGAACCCGTCTGTCCCTGACAAGGGACACGCCCACGGGAGAGTTCTCTATCAGCGTGCGGAAACGAGTCTCGCTCTCGTGCAGCGACACGGTTGTTTCCTTCAGCTTCCCGGTCATTAGATCGAAAGACGCCGACAGCGCGCCGATCTCGTCTTCGGACGAAATTCCGATCCTGTGATCGAAGTTTCCGCTCCCGACGATCCCCGCGCCGTTCCGCAGCCTTTCAAGCGACCCCGTCAGTTTATTAGTCATGCCGAGGAGCAACGTAGTGCAAACAACCACGGCGGCAGCCAGCAACACGATGACAAGGTAAGAGATCCGCCGCTGGCCGGCAATGATTTCCTCGCTCATCAGGATGGTCAGGCGGGATGCGTCGGCCTTGGCGGCGCGGGACCGGATGAGCACCTGGCCAAGGAGCCGCCGCTCGGCCTCCTCAATCAGGCGGGCGTCACCGGCGGAACCGTGGAACTCGCGGTTGGAAACCAGCTTCAGGAACAGGACCTTTATCGTCTCCGTGTTCCTGGCAATGCCTTCCACGAACTGCCGCCGGCGCCGGTCTTCGAAAGTCAATCCGGCTATAAGATTTTTCGTTTCCTCGTGTTTGATGAAGAACTGCCGGACCGGCCTCTCCTCGTGGTAAAGGATATAGGTGCGGACCAGGCCGTTCAGCTCGCTCAACTCGTTGCTGATCCGGTATGCGACGATCTCCTTATTCTCCAGCGAATTTATGGACCTGTATGAGGAGAACATGCCTGCTGCCGTCACCAGCGCCATCAGCGCGGGGATAAGAGACGCCATTGCGAGCTTTGTCGATATCCTCATGGCGTGCCCTTATTTCCCCACGATGAGAACGGCCTCGGGCCGGACCGCCCGGAGCCCCTTCGCGTCGATGTGATCGAGGAAATTCGGGGCTTTCCCCGCGCCGCCGGTCCCCTTGCGATTCATCCACCTGGCCTGGTCTTCCAGGTAACTCAGAAGGGTCTGGTCGAGCTGCAAGGTGAACTCCATGTCCGTCCATTCCATCCCGAAGTCGCTCATGCTCATCCCGCAACATTTCACGGCGATGGCCATGGCCTCCTCCGGCCGTTCGTCGATCAGCCGGTTGGCCTTGAGTATCGCCCGCAGGAACCTGGCGATCATGTCGGGATCCCGCCCGGAGAGC
The genomic region above belongs to Deltaproteobacteria bacterium and contains:
- a CDS encoding sigma-54-dependent Fis family transcriptional regulator; protein product: MIAYSVYIVDDEETIRSGLTHILKGKYRTKTFPSAEEALAAVKKSSPDLILLDLGLPVMSGLDALREIKTICPEAQVVVITAYDDVKSVVTAMKNGAYDYIVKPLQVDTLEVSIENALETVRLKKEIRNLQESALRDNLPGFIGKSETIQDVMDLVKTLAKSPDTPILIRGETGTGKELIASAIHYRSPNFKGPFVSVNCAAIPKELIESELFGYEKGAFSGASAAGKKGLVEHAAGGTLFLDEVGDMSMEAQAKLLRFLEEGEFYRVGGTRVHNVRTRVVSATNKDLGAMIEKGLFREDLYYRLAVAMVEVPSLNDRPEDIVPLARYFLLEFSRKFGKRYTGFSPDAEAALKSHRWRGNVRELRNIIERGALIGTGEVLAAREIGLDASDDGREMKQAPEDRTFPEIPPEGIDLTSVQESIEKRYIEEALQRTGGNESKAAVLLNINHHTFRYRKKKLKV
- a CDS encoding PAS domain S-box protein, with the protein product MRISTKLAMASLIPALMALVTAAGMFSSYRSINSLENKEIVAYRISNELSELNGLVRTYILYHEERPVRQFFIKHEETKNLIAGLTFEDRRRRQFVEGIARNTETIKVLFLKLVSNREFHGSAGDARLIEEAERRLLGQVLIRSRAAKADASRLTILMSEEIIAGQRRISYLVIVLLAAAVVVCTTLLLGMTNKLTGSLERLRNGAGIVGSGNFDHRIGISSEDEIGALSASFDLMTGKLKETTVSLHESETRFRTLIENSPVGVSLVRDRRVLFINPEQRRLFGSIPEEFDLREFRDVHPEDSGRFARLCEAVSVGGTGSLETDLRFFPYGKSVEGTEMRWVHLRAIPLVYSGENCTLLSMVDITGRKEMELQLMAQEKMASLGQIAAGIAHEIRNPLSGINIYLSALEEVQEAPELQDEERKEAIRRIMEQLHSASSRIEDVIKKVMGFTQTRAPRMEAIDINLAIEEAIDFTSTHLRKIGITLVRSLPKDHPRCRADHQLIAQVLVNMISNAAQAMENAAAPKTIEISSVVENGKIVIRVADSGPGVPQAVRDKIFAPFYTTRKDGYGIGLSFCRRVIGDHGGTLSVAAGPLGGAEFRIEIPAGEGEVVA